In Ictalurus furcatus strain D&B chromosome 20, Billie_1.0, whole genome shotgun sequence, the DNA window ACAAGGGAAGTGGGAACTATGTGAGACTGCTATTCATTAATTACAGTTCAACCTTCAACACTATAGTCCCCTTCAGGCTGTTGGATAGGCTCAGGGAGCTGGACCTGTTCTCCTCACTCTGCCATTGGGTTCTGGATTTTTTAACTGGTTGGTTGCAGATAGTGAAAGTTGGCGGCTTTGCCTCAACACCTTTACTCTCAACACAATAGCATACACAAATCCAACACCATTGTGTAGCTTGTGGATGACACTGGGGTGGTAGGCCTGATCACCAAGAATGATGAGAAAGCCTATGTGGATGAAGTGGAGAGGCTGTCCCAGTGGTGCCTGGCCAACAACCTGTTCCTAAACATCAGCAAGTCTAAGGAACTGGTTGTGGAATTCAGAAGGGAGCAACAAAGGACAtacacagcactcacaaccagcAGGACCCCTATGGAGACAGAGAGCAGCTTCAGGTACCATGGTGGAGACATCAGTGAGGACCTGTCATGGACTCTAAACACTTTAACCATAATATGGAAGGCAAGACAGTGTTTATACCATTTATGTGAGCTGAGGAAGTTCAACATCTCCTCAGCTATTCAGAAGTCCTTCTACACCACCACTACAGAGAGCATCATCACTGCCTACAGGTAATCTACTCTGGGTAGTGCAGGACCAGAGCAGGAAAGATTATAAAGGATCTCCCACAAACCTACAATGGACTGTTCTGATGGCTGTGGTCTGTGTTCTATTGTTTAATAGGTATAATGACGACCTTCATTATGGAGACAATGTGACAGCCAGCCATAACTTTATCCACATTTTATTATACTCTCCCAGCACCATTACTCACTGAATATACGTTCCACACATGTAACCTATGGATTCTAATACCACCATATAGAACATAATAGTACAGTCTGGATCCAAGGAGGATCTTCTTTCCCCAAGCCATCACATCCATCAACATGCTCCAACTTCCAACatgacattaacacacacacacacacacacacacacacacacacacacacacacacagcacctgATTATACATATCATATACGGTACACCTGGCACATTTGCACTTGGACAGGACACTttagtgtatatacatatatacatacatatacataaacaataaatacatacataaatacactgtGGAGGTGGGGGTGTGGTCAAGAGTCAGCTGTGGACGGAGAGGAGGTGGGTCGAACCGGCAGGTAACGCGGGATGATTCTCACCCGTGTCTTATTACCACCAGTCTCTTTATTTATGTCTCTTTGTGCTCTCAGGGACTCCCGTAACCGAACTTGAAGGGGTGAAAGCTGCTATGCCGGGACGAACCTGTTTTCTGTTGAGCTGTTGGAAGTGCACTGAAAATTGCGGACTGAATAAACGCGAGCCTGGAGCTCAACTAACATTCCACCTGCCTCCCTTCTTCCtccacacgctcacacaccgCATTCTACATACAcatgtgtatttttgtatgcTCTTATTTGTATTCCTATACCCGTTGTTATATTGTCTGTTTGGTCTGTTTATTATTCTTGCTATGCAGTCTTTGTAGTTGCTGCTTCTCATTTCACTGCACTTTCTTCCTGCTATGAATGcacatgtgacaaataaaccTTTGAATCTTGAAAGTACTTTTAGCACCTGACCTAGTGACTCAGTCTGAGGATTTGTTTTTGATGGAGACTcagtctccatctctctgtgaAGGCTCAGTCCAGTCTTGTCTATCCCTGTATCCTTGTCTAGCTCCTGTTTCACCACCACAGAGCAGTACACAACTGTAAACCTCTGCTGACCTGACACAGCATAAAGTTGttggtttaaataaaataaaataaaataaaataaaattatatatatatatatatatatatatatatatatatatatatatatatatatatatataaacagcatttggcagacgctcttatccagagcgacttacattaatttcatttatacatctgagcagttgagggttaagggccttgctcaagtttGAACTCACGCCTTCAGAGCAGTAGTCAATGTGTTTTAACATTTCTGAATGATTTTACTGAAACCAGCTATAAAAGTATTCATTAAGAGAAAGAACAAGACCAATCTCACAGTGTTCACGTGTgtaatttctttatttgctcAGATGTTTAGCTACATTACTCAGATTAGGAGAAGGCTCAGTTTGAAATGTCACACAGTCCacatttaaatagatttttacaTTGAGATTCAATTATTCACTGTTTAATGTGGTAAAATTCATGCAGTGTAAAGACGAACTAAATATTCTAGCTATAGAAATAACAATCGATCAGACTGCTGATACAGACAAATGAACACGGTTACAGGATATTAAGTGCTACATGGACTGAATGAGTGCATAGTCcaggacagaaagaaataaacctTGAGTATAAACTGGTCCTGTGCTAATAATCCATTATACAACATACTGTGATATTCATGTCCACCACATGGTAAACTATCATTACTAAACTTCCCCGTACATGTGGGAAAgtcaaatgtgttttcaatgGTTGCCATGGTTACTTTTAGCCAGCTAatgctattttaaaatgtggttCAATGTGCAGGTGAACATGTTCTTATATCAAGATTATACTTTATATTACACCAGAAATAGTTGGTCTATTATCACAAGATAGTAATTTAAtgtcagtatacacacacacacacacacacacacagagtgctaCGGGGTGATTAATGTGATTAATGGAAGCACTTTTATAAATTAaagcatgaaataaataaactagtCATTAGGAGAGGAAATGAGAGTGATGTGAGGTTGAAGTTAAGGTTCAGGGCGCATCACAAATCAGCGTGTCCATTACGAACGTGTTCTCAAAGTGTCGGATCGAGTGACAGATCTGCTCCTCTCGCTTGGCGATACCTGCAGCGGGAAAAATTATTTCAATCTGaataagtttatatttgtaagaatttacaatataaaattcaaataaatgcacaacaaaacacctgtgtaacacactaatacacacacactataatcacacacacactcactataatcacacactcactataatcacactcactataatcacactcactatagtcacacacactcactataatcacacacacactcactataatcacacacacactcactataaacacactcactataatcacacacacactataatcacacacacactataatcacacactcagtataatcacacactcactataatcacacactcactataatcacacacacactataatcacacactcactataatcacacacacactataatcacacactcactataatcacacacacactataatcacacacacactataatcacacacacactataatcacacactcactataatcacacacacactataatcacacacacactataatcacacactcagtataatcacacactcagtataatcacacacacactataatcacacacacactataatcacacactcagtataatcacacactcactataatcacacacacactataatcacacactcactataatcacacacacactataatcacacacacactataatcacacactcactataatcacacactcactataatcacacacacactataatcacacactcagtataatcacacactcagtataatcacacactcagtataatcacacacacactataatcacacacacactataatcacacactcactataatcacactgtCTTATTAATGTATTAGAAGGAGCACATTTATATAGAAAATTGTTGTTTAAGTTGCAAACAGAACTACTGTCCAAACCCCgctgtacatatttttaaaaatgctgttaTATACAAAGGTTTCTAATCAATCTGATTCAATATTTCAgccacactgtggtataaaactgGTAGCTCACGCTGGTGTGTGCGTCAAAATAATTCTACTTCTTTACAGAATCTTATCATTCAGAGAATTAAGAGGTTTATTAACTTACGGCGGCGTGTGAGGCGGCGTCTGATCTGATAGGTTGGTTTCCCCTCACACAGTCTGTGgataaacacaccaaacacacgtGTGTTCATCACCTGCTCAGACACCACCATCTCCTCCTGAACCATGTACGTCTGCGGGAGAGAGGCCTCCTGTAGAGGGGGAAGCACTGCAGTCAGTGGtgaggtgtacacacacacacacacacacacacaaacacacacacacacacacaaatcagacagacacacacacacacaaaatcacacacaaaccatcatacacacagacagacagacagacagacacacacacacatacacatacacatacattgcCGGTTCTCAGTTTGACATTGATGAGGAGTTTCCACAGGTTCCTTGGTGGCAGAACGACACTGCTGTTCAGCACGCTGATGTAACACTTATCCAGAGTGATATCATGATATGCAGTCagaccctacacacacacacacagtgtaaatctACAGTATGATGCACTGTTAGTCATTTGTGATGCTTGTGTGtgatggtttgtgtgtgtgtgtgtgtgtgtgtgcctgcacGTGTACACACCTTGTTGAAGTCATGTATGATGGTGGCAGgacgtgtgtgtgggtttgtgttgCCAGCATTGATGCTGATTCTCTCGTAGTTGTTCTGCAGGTTGATGTTGACATTCTCCTGCAGTTCCTCTCGATCGTGCTTCAGAGGTGCCTTCAGGGTGTCTTCATAATACACATTACACCGGAACTGAGACTCATccgcctgcacacacacacacacacacacacacacacactaaatactTATAACCCAATAATTTCCATTTCCCTTAAactaaatgtttttataaaaacatgTTATATAATCTATCAAACAGGACACATTCATTAAATCATgatgaaattgtgtgtgtgcaagcgGATGAGTCTCActgtccttgtgtgtgtgtgtgtctgtgtgcgtgtgcgaaCCTGAGGGATGATATAATAGCGGTAGATGTAGATGGAGGCGTACACCAGGCTGCAGGTGCTGATGATGAGAGCGATCAGTAAACAACAGAGTCCACTCAGAGATGAGCGCCGGTACACGCCCAcctgcagagaaagagagaaagagagagtgacgTCATGTTCTCAACAAACAAATGAGCAAAACACCAGCAGCAGTTTCCAGCCAGTAACACGTTTACTACATGGCATTACAGTCAACATTTCCAAAtaaacacacgcatacatacacacacatacacacaaacacacattaagcCGATTTTTCAGGATGAAATCTCAGAGCTGATATACAAGTATAAATGTACCAGTCGGATCTGGACACGTCACTGCGGAACCGAGGAGCATGACGTCATCCGTTTCATGGCCAAAAtgcacatttatataattacatGTTTACAGATATAAAAATTTCTGTACTATTAAAATTACTACACTATTAATTCGTCCATCtgcggcgtgtgtgtgtgtgtgtgtgtgtgtgtgtgtgtgtgtaataacgGACATTATTATTCTCTATAATAATCTTTAATAATACAGTGTGAGAACCGAAGCTTTAACCGCTCGTGCAGGTTTGCTCTTCCCTGCCACGCGACCGTTAATTATAAATGTAGAGATGATATATCAgagtattaatattaaaataatattcataatgaagatgatgaaggtgatgatgatgcctGGCTGTAAATATCTCACGTGCTGCGGCGGGATGTAGCTGTGCTCCGGTTCCTCGCGCTCCTCTTTCTCGGCTTTAATGCCGTTTATGGTCGCGCAGCTGATCTTCACCATGATGGAGCTGCAGCTTCACCCGCACCGCTACAGCGCGagaccttacacacacacaccttacacacacacacacacacacacacacacaccttacacacacacacacacacaaaaccaaaccaaacccaACCGGAAGTGCTGCTGCTTTTTCATTTCCGATTTGGAAAACCGCAACGCCCCTACCTTCccatgtttaatataaaatcttAATATATTaagataaatattttataaatatgtcaGATTCATTTGGAAAAAGGTTTCTGAATTTATATTATGATGCCAGTGGAACAACCAACATCTAAACACGTTGAAGATAATGGAGATGATTCCAAGAAAAATCACCGGCCTTCTCAAGGCACTGCAATTAAAATAGTAGAGTCAGTTAAGTTCCTGGGaaccaccatcaccaacaccGTGAAGTGGACAACCATGTTCATGTCACTGTCAGGAAAACCACACAAGACCTTTCTTTCTGAGACAGCTTAGGAGGTTCAACATCTCAAAGGCAATACTAGCATCCTCACTACCTCCATCTCCATCTGGTTCCCATCTGTCTCTGCACATTCCTGTCcataaaaaaaaggcacacagttcagttcagtgttatttgtataacacttttaacagtggacattgtctcagagcagcgttacagaaatatataaattcaggacttagatgttaaatgtatgaatttaaaCCTactgagcgagccggtggtgatggtggtgaggaaaaactcactgagatgatatgaggaagaaacctcgagaggaaccagactcagaagggaacccgtcctcatctgggtgacaccggatagtgcgattataaataaatacaccccttctataaatgtgctaatactacatgctcaaatagtgcagttgtgtaagcaggaaattcattacagtttctacaggaagtctgttgtCATTGACGCTGCCATAACTGTTAGGATTtttgctgtttctgtttctgttaaAAGTacttatgttgttatttattgttgAATGTTGCTTGTTGCTGATGTTGAGTGAATGAGCTGCTTGCTGAATGCTCACTTGttagtatttttttcttcttcaccccACGGTCACGCCCCACAATCTAGacgaaagccttcccagaagagtggagcttattataacagcaaaggaggaataaatctggaatggtcATATGGTGTATACAGTGTGATCACACAGAGCCACCTGCTGATCATAATTAAATACTCTAAATACTAAATTAAATCACCCTGTGATAATCAGATTCAGCTCAAGTTCTTGTAACTTTTCTGCTGTGATAAATCCACATAATCAactttttaatgtttacatGGCAACACACTACAAACAGCacctgaataaaataataaaaaagcataaTATTAAGAACACAAATTAGCGGTGAcctcagttgtgtgtgtgtgtgtgtgtgtgtgtgtgtgtgtgtgtgagtgtgaaacaTAGGCATGCAAAAAGTAAATTAGACCCATATCTGCAAAAAACTTCATTGTAGTGCTTTCagattgtacattttttataaagcagtttctttcattttatgcTATGGATTTTAATTAATGTGGTGAATTTTTCAGCTATGCAGAGAGATAAGTTATGGCTGTAACTAAAGTGTGATAAATATTAAGTAAACTGTCTGTAGCAATAACATCAGTtattcacacagacagacactgtgCTACACCCTGGCCACCAGGTGGCAGTACAGAGCTGTAAAACTGTAATAACACTTTATTAGAGACTGCACTGTTAATTCCTCACTGTATTAGTGTTTATTACAACTTAACTCTACACTTATCAGTGAACTCATCTGTATTAGTGACTAGGCCTCTTTTGTATAGTGATGTCATACAACaccataaataaacacactaaGAAACCCACTACATTCATGGTGATATTTATTGGacataatatttacacaaatacacacacccatacaccctcactacatatacacactacaccctcactacatatacacactacaccttcactaCATAAACACAGTACACCCtcactacatatacacactacaccttcactaCATAAACACAGTACACCCTCACTAAATATACACCCtcactacatatacacactacaccctcactacatatacacactacaaCCTCACTACACCCTACACTACACGCtcactacatatacacactacaccttcactacatatacacactacaaaCTCACTACACCCTAACAAAATATACATCTtcactacatatacacactacactacaccctcactacatatacacactacacaacaaaggcaacatgagtaaacacacaatactatatatttttttattgaagcaaaaaaataataattatccaCCTATtaccaatgtgaaaaattaattgtcTGCTTAAACTtgaaatctggttgtgccacctttagcagcaataactacaatcaaacgcttccgatacacagttccacttttcactcatcagtccacagaacattctcccaaaaggtttgaggaacatcaaggtgtgttttggtgaaattcagtcgagtcttaatgttcttctgggtcagcagtggttttcacctcgccactcttccatgaagCCGTTTTCCCccggtgtctttctgatagtggagtcatgaacagtgacctttattgatgcaggagaggcctgtaggtccttcgatgttgtccttggctcttttgtgacttcctggatgagtcgtcactgtgctcttggaggaattttggaaggtcggacacttctgggaaggttcactactgtgctgagtttttccatttggagataacggctctcgctgtggttctttggagtcccagagcctctgaaatatctttgtaacccttcccagactgatgtatttcaatcaccttcttcctcatcatctctggaatttctttcagctttggtgtagtgtgttactgggtaagatcttttaaccaacttcctgctgttgataaagttctatgtaagtgtagatgtgatggaacagggtttgcagtaatcaggtctggttgtgtctcgtccagctgaaccccattatcactGCAGtgtcatagatttggggaattagtaactacgggggcacatacattttcacacaggcccagttggtattggagaacttttttgcgttaataaataacattattattatttaaaatctgtattttctgtattttgtggttgcctttgttttatcttagattttgtttaaattcctaaaacaatttagtatgagatctacacaaacgCAGAAGAAATCAgtgaaaaatactttttcacagcactgtatatatacaccttCAACATACTGTATCTGTATTACACTACAAAACCATCCTCGCCCCTTACTATAGTCCAGCTAGTGAGAAGTGAGTGGATATGTTGAGGGGTGGGGTTATAGTTACTAGGTGTtaagtataaacacacacacacacacacacacgcacacacacttatttgtCTAGTGGGATGATGGACAGGCTGTGTTGGCGATTGGTGGAGTTTTGCTGTGAGAGGAGttttctctccatcctctctctctccttccttatTCGTCGCTCCTCTTGCTGGACTCGCGTTCTTTCTCGCTCTAttcctgcctcctcctctctcaGAGCCTGAGCTTGCTCTGCCCACTGCTGTAGCTCCACCTCCAgcccctccttctctcttttcattCTGTCCATCTCCTGAGCATGGTTGCTGTCTGAATGGCATAGACTCCCGTCGACAACCTGAACACAGCactcaataacacacacacacacacacacaccattacacaacACAGGTTACACAGcattcattaacacacacagtgttacacAGTATTCATTAATCCACACCCACACTGTCTCTTTATTAAGCCACACCCACACTGCCTCTTTATTAAGCCACACCCACCTTCCCATCAGTGGCAGGCTGCAGAGTTTCTTCCTCCAGGATCAGGAGTTTCTGAACCTCATACACACTGTCCTGCATCATTACTGCAGCCTGTGTCATTTACATAATCTCATTTACATAATCTCATTTACATAATCTCATGTACATATCACCATTATTTACATAGCAACACAGACCTGCAGACTGTACAAGATCTGAGTTAAACTCTGCACACAGTCCACCACCTGTAGTCagacacccacccacacacacacacacacaaataaaaaacagtatGTAAGTTTATGTTTTCAGCtgttataaatacatataaattaataaataatacattcataTGCTTATTAGCTTGTTAACAATTTTAGTGCCacccagctgtttctttttagtaacgcttacttttccagccttttgttgacctgtcccaacttttttgagacgtgttgcggccatcaaattataaattaattaccttattttccccttaaaatggtacatttcctcagtttaaacatttaatatgttttctaggttctactgtgaataaaatgtgggtttatgagatttgcaaatcatggaattctgtttttatttacattttacagtgtcccaacttttttggaatttaggttgtattattattattattattagtagtagtagtagtagtagtagtagtacctTTAGTATAAGAGGCTCCTTCCGTTTTAGACGTTTCTTGCTCAGTTCCTCAGCTGAAGATAAAATTATTCCATTCTTAAATCCTCCTTCATGTGTCCAATAATAAATCAGTTTCAGATGCTTTCGCACATCTCCAGAAACAAAAAGCTCTCAAAACATTATAGTACCACAACCATTTAGACTGTAGGCTCACTAGAAATATTTAACTATTTTCTGtaagttaaataaaatacattatccCTTTAGTCATTGCTTTAACCGAGATGGGGTAAAGcttaaagatttttttccaAAGACAGAGAACACCGAATTGTTTTGTCACTGAATTggtgtttctttatttcatttctcctcTCAGACCTTTACAGTGAGATCTAATATTCCCTGTAGACGCTGAATAAAATTCAATCTCACAAGAAAAGGACTAATGTAAATTATGAACTATTctgaaagaagaaggagaaaaaggaaCTTAACCTCAGCTGTTCTCTACAGAACTCAGGCATGTAGAGCTCAGTTATTCTCCCTGTACAGTGATATAAGTGTGTATGACAACTGATAGGTGAATAGCAGCACCAGTGAACTCATAAATTAAACAACATCACTTATATTTTGCAATACACTATGAGAATTAActcaataactgcatatcatgATACACCTGTTATCAGTTCTAATGGCATTCAAACTACTATTCAAGGCTACtggcgtgtgtgtatgtattcaCCTGTTATGACTGTTGGATGGATTATTTTGtatgaaaatatttacacaatggTCATGTTGATAAATGCATGTGAGTGAAATAGAGTAAGTCAGTTTTGTTCAGTAAGACTTGTCATTGTGATATGATCAGTGGAAGACACCTGTGTGCAGATATCTGAATTCTGTGTGAAAGAAATGCTGATAACCTTCTGATCGAACAACTTCATGCTGGATTTTAAAAAGAACGAAAGCCATTTGAGGGTTGTGccaaaacaaatgagaaaaactgaaatagtaacaataataatgacataaaatattaataatcataatcatattcatataattcttcttcttcttcttcgtattattattatataacaataacacacacactcaccatgcTGAATGAACTCATGATAACCAAAGAGcagtgacatcacacacaccagcagATTTACTACTGAGAGataaaaagacagacaaagaatTTGTTAGATTTCAGTATttactatgtatatatatatatatatatatatatatatatatatatatatatatatattatatactatataatatgtttaaattataacaatat includes these proteins:
- the LOC128624142 gene encoding integral membrane protein 2C, with amino-acid sequence MVKISCATINGIKAEKEEREEPEHSYIPPQHVGVYRRSSLSGLCCLLIALIISTCSLVYASIYIYRYYIIPQADESQFRCNVYYEDTLKAPLKHDREELQENVNINLQNNYERISINAGNTNPHTRPATIIHDFNKGLTAYHDITLDKCYISVLNSSVVLPPRNLWKLLINVKLRTGNEASLPQTYMVQEEMVVSEQVMNTRVFGVFIHRLCEGKPTYQIRRRLTRRRIAKREEQICHSIRHFENTFVMDTLICDAP